The Fulvivirga ligni genome window below encodes:
- a CDS encoding zinc-dependent metalloprotease: protein MTYRIYQLFFLLPILLIGCAASAPSSSSATGSIDSKTAGMTKYEGFFTFYYDKKSDKIMLVVDKFDQEFLYVNSLAAGVGSNDIGLDRNQLGNDRIVKFERRGPKILLIEPNYKYRAVSDNEDEVNSVRDAFAQSVIHGFQLITEQDGKVLVDATDFFISDSHGVANSLRRSNQGSYSLDKSRSAIYLPRTKAFPENSEFEATVTFTGQAQGAYIRSVTPNSSAITVRVHHSFVQLPDNNYTPRVFDPRAGYISTSYFDYATPIGEPLEKIFITRHRLNKKDPSAAQSEPEEPIIYYLDRGTPEPVRSALMEGASWWNQAFEAAGYINAFQVKMLPEEADPMDVRYNVIHWVHRSTRGWSYGTSVLDPRTGEIIKGNVLLGSLRVRQDYLIAEGLLAPYKKGEKSSDTMEEMALARLRQLAAHEVGHTLGLAHSYSSSSEERASVMDYPHPKIKLNSEGEIDLSDAYDDKIGTWDKVAIKFGYQDFPEGKNEKEELNTIIDQSLTDGLTFISDQDARPKGGAHPYAHLWDNGKSAVDELNHILEVRRVALSNFGEDNIKEGMPYATLEEVLVPIYYLHRYQTEAVAKLIGGLNYRYALKGDGQLITGLIDPNEQKLALGALLATITPERLMLTEDLLAIIPPRPMGYSRGRELIDIRTDLTFDPLAAAESAANMSISLLFNSARAQRLVEHHARDPKQPGLEAIIDQALAFTWEQKPSSNGYKAEIQRTVDDVVLTQLMNLAVNKHSSEQVKAVAYYKIIELKDWLQSVLPKSEELQKAHFTYAIHKIEEFIKTPEKFKLPEPLGTPDGSPIGMD from the coding sequence ATGACCTACCGAATCTACCAGCTCTTTTTCCTACTTCCAATTTTGCTAATAGGCTGTGCCGCATCAGCTCCAAGCTCTTCATCTGCTACGGGAAGTATAGACAGCAAAACAGCAGGAATGACCAAATATGAAGGTTTTTTCACGTTTTATTACGATAAGAAATCGGATAAAATCATGCTGGTGGTTGATAAGTTTGATCAGGAATTTCTATATGTAAATTCTCTAGCAGCTGGAGTTGGCTCTAATGACATTGGTCTGGACCGGAACCAGTTAGGCAATGACAGGATTGTAAAATTTGAAAGACGAGGTCCGAAAATTTTATTAATTGAACCTAACTATAAATATAGAGCCGTTAGCGATAATGAGGATGAGGTCAATTCGGTAAGAGATGCTTTTGCGCAATCTGTAATTCACGGTTTTCAGCTAATTACAGAGCAGGATGGGAAAGTTTTAGTAGATGCCACAGACTTTTTTATTTCTGATTCACACGGCGTCGCAAACTCTTTAAGGCGCTCAAATCAAGGTAGTTATTCTTTAGATAAATCAAGATCTGCCATCTATCTACCCAGAACTAAGGCCTTCCCGGAAAACAGTGAATTTGAAGCTACCGTAACTTTTACCGGTCAGGCACAAGGCGCCTATATAAGAAGTGTTACTCCCAATTCATCAGCTATTACGGTTAGAGTTCATCATTCATTTGTGCAGCTTCCAGATAATAATTATACACCCAGGGTCTTTGATCCCAGAGCAGGTTATATCTCGACCAGCTATTTTGACTACGCCACTCCTATCGGTGAACCGCTGGAGAAAATATTCATCACGAGACATCGCTTAAATAAGAAAGACCCTTCTGCCGCTCAGAGTGAACCTGAAGAACCTATTATATACTATTTAGACAGAGGAACGCCAGAACCAGTAAGATCTGCGCTCATGGAAGGAGCTAGCTGGTGGAATCAGGCCTTTGAAGCTGCAGGTTATATTAATGCCTTTCAAGTGAAGATGCTGCCAGAAGAGGCTGATCCTATGGATGTTAGGTATAATGTTATTCACTGGGTCCATCGATCTACCAGGGGCTGGTCTTATGGCACTTCGGTACTTGATCCAAGAACAGGAGAAATTATAAAAGGTAACGTTTTATTGGGCTCGCTGAGAGTTCGCCAAGATTATTTAATAGCCGAAGGTCTTCTTGCTCCTTACAAGAAGGGTGAAAAATCCTCTGACACTATGGAAGAAATGGCCCTTGCCAGACTCAGGCAACTTGCTGCTCATGAGGTAGGACATACCTTAGGTCTTGCTCATAGCTATTCTTCCAGCTCTGAAGAAAGAGCTTCAGTGATGGATTATCCACATCCAAAAATAAAATTAAACAGCGAGGGAGAAATAGATCTTTCTGATGCTTATGATGATAAAATAGGGACTTGGGATAAAGTGGCCATTAAGTTTGGTTATCAGGATTTTCCTGAAGGAAAGAATGAGAAAGAAGAATTAAATACCATCATTGATCAGTCTTTGACAGATGGTCTAACTTTTATATCAGACCAGGATGCACGACCAAAAGGTGGGGCACATCCTTATGCACACCTTTGGGATAACGGAAAAAGTGCTGTGGACGAGCTCAATCATATTTTAGAAGTACGTAGAGTTGCCCTTAGCAACTTCGGAGAAGACAATATTAAAGAAGGCATGCCTTATGCCACCCTTGAAGAAGTTTTAGTACCTATATATTATCTTCACCGCTATCAAACTGAAGCGGTAGCCAAATTAATAGGAGGCTTAAACTACAGATATGCTTTAAAGGGAGATGGGCAGCTCATCACAGGCCTCATTGATCCCAATGAGCAGAAACTGGCACTTGGTGCTTTATTAGCTACAATAACCCCTGAAAGACTCATGCTGACGGAGGATCTGCTAGCAATAATCCCACCCAGGCCTATGGGTTACAGCAGAGGAAGAGAGCTAATTGATATAAGAACCGACTTAACTTTTGATCCACTTGCTGCAGCCGAAAGCGCGGCTAATATGAGCATTAGTTTGCTTTTCAACAGTGCTAGAGCCCAGAGGCTGGTAGAACACCACGCTCGCGACCCTAAGCAACCAGGTTTAGAAGCGATTATTGACCAAGCTTTGGCTTTTACATGGGAGCAGAAACCCTCAAGTAATGGCTATAAGGCAGAAATTCAAAGGACAGTAGATGATGTGGTACTTACACAGCTAATGAACTTGGCAGTCAATAAACATTCAAGCGAACAGGTGAAAGCGGTGGCTTATTACAAAATCATAGAACTAAAAGACTGGTTGCAGTCAGTGCTTCCAAAATCAGAAGAGCTGCAGAAAGCTCATTTTACTTATGCTATTCATAAAATTGAAGAGTTTATAAAAACACCAGAAAAATTTAAGCTGCCTGAACCTTTAGGCACGCCGGATGGTTCGCCGATAGGGATGGATTGA
- a CDS encoding ATP-binding cassette domain-containing protein codes for MDKLLLKFEKAIAGYGIAHAVPPIDLEISTGEHVALVGENEKRKTEFLEAVAGKIAIPKGRLHCYFTDEYLKHDLHKPIAMVFARHEFKSLGAGQKFYYQQRYNSTDSENSETVSKYLSKIKSFRKKPYWTIPKVVKRLNLKPLEDKKLIKLSNGETRKVLLAAALLRNPAILLLDHPMAGLDADSRAFFGSLIPDISFSGITIIMNTSYGEIPEEINKYIVFKNKKPIIKVDADHHQKHQESLVSHLPEINLTHLLSSSELAYRHIIKMNNVNVNYKGKQILSKINWTVLQGQRWSLTGKNGAGKSTLLSLINGDNPQAYANDIYLFDRKRGSGESIWDLKSNIGYVSPELFQYFPVNMVCHQVIATAFDQRLTSNHKISEESKNRIVEWMKIMGIENYYNSQFSNVSTNVQRLCLLARALINNPTLLILDEPFQGFSEEQIVFQKHIIDTACKKTNLTLIFVSHHEEEIPDSITHTIRLENGKQI; via the coding sequence ATGGATAAACTACTACTGAAATTTGAAAAAGCTATTGCCGGCTATGGAATAGCGCATGCCGTTCCTCCAATAGATTTAGAAATTTCCACCGGCGAACATGTGGCGCTGGTAGGCGAAAATGAGAAGAGAAAAACAGAATTTTTGGAGGCTGTAGCGGGTAAAATAGCCATTCCTAAAGGCAGACTACATTGCTATTTTACTGATGAATATCTAAAGCACGACTTGCATAAGCCTATAGCCATGGTTTTTGCCAGGCACGAATTTAAAAGCTTAGGCGCCGGCCAAAAATTTTATTATCAACAACGATATAATTCCACTGATTCAGAAAACTCTGAAACGGTATCGAAATACCTTTCCAAAATAAAATCATTTAGGAAAAAACCTTATTGGACCATACCGAAAGTAGTAAAAAGGCTGAACTTAAAACCTTTGGAAGACAAAAAGCTGATAAAGCTTTCTAATGGAGAAACCAGGAAAGTTCTATTAGCAGCGGCCTTACTAAGGAACCCGGCAATATTACTATTGGATCATCCCATGGCGGGGTTAGATGCTGATAGCCGAGCCTTTTTTGGTTCATTGATTCCTGATATATCATTCTCAGGCATTACTATCATTATGAACACTTCATATGGAGAAATTCCTGAAGAAATTAACAAGTACATTGTCTTCAAGAATAAAAAACCCATAATAAAAGTTGATGCCGATCATCACCAAAAGCATCAGGAAAGCCTGGTAAGCCATCTTCCTGAAATTAATTTAACCCATTTATTATCCAGCTCAGAGCTAGCCTACCGACACATTATTAAAATGAATAATGTGAACGTTAATTATAAAGGAAAGCAAATTTTAAGTAAGATTAATTGGACTGTTCTACAGGGGCAAAGATGGTCGCTTACTGGCAAAAACGGAGCAGGCAAATCTACCTTACTCAGTTTGATTAATGGTGACAATCCTCAGGCTTATGCTAATGACATTTACTTGTTCGATAGAAAGCGAGGCAGCGGGGAAAGTATTTGGGACCTTAAATCAAACATTGGATATGTTTCTCCAGAATTGTTTCAGTATTTTCCTGTGAACATGGTTTGTCACCAGGTTATAGCTACAGCCTTTGATCAACGGCTTACTTCTAATCATAAGATTAGTGAAGAAAGCAAAAATAGGATTGTGGAATGGATGAAGATAATGGGCATTGAAAATTACTATAATAGCCAATTTTCAAATGTATCTACTAATGTGCAGAGGTTGTGCTTATTAGCAAGGGCTTTAATTAATAACCCTACGCTTCTTATTTTGGATGAACCATTTCAAGGTTTCTCAGAGGAGCAGATTGTTTTTCAAAAGCATATCATTGATACAGCCTGCAAAAAGACCAACCTTACCTTGATATTTGTGAGCCATCATGAAGAAGAAATACCTGATAGTATTACTCATACTATCAGGCTTGAAAATGGCAAACAGATTTAG